The Anoplolepis gracilipes chromosome 14, ASM4749672v1, whole genome shotgun sequence genome includes a window with the following:
- the LOC140673423 gene encoding uncharacterized protein: protein MSDREKIARKIVQTSESIRKKYRALKTGKIEEDVALEKQFKPISEPLKQLVQNTIDVESDVSKIEPFDILEKDHVEKKIIKVKKRPRISYNDLSSKQKRLNVSLNDLPITSTPNQRRTIPDTSTQIEIAQPRQLSYEQPPVDEIFETTPDSLVTTVQRELQTSAGVNIFREHLGPLGQKYILTVMNQDKDKAMDYVYGIKFSNDGIMLGDKHFDVDKNDNIIINEVKYTGTPGLYELIFKKIPDDEIYTEDDLLKYKSILLATNAHKRGNKAHNPVLGTKGYKYKNVIAPLLSSRKAGKGILPRAMTLNDNKIDYVHWNDPNELVDRLRLLDASRRAGNNAHDNEIMSIIEELRESGLIIN, encoded by the coding sequence atgagtgatcgtgaaaagattgcgcgaaaaattgtacagacgagcgagtcaattcgcaaaaaatatcgcgcgttaaaaactggtaaaattgaggaagatgtAGCGTTGGAGAAACAGTTTAAACCGATTAGCGAGCCTCTAAAACAGCTTGTTCAAAATACCATCGATGTAGAATCCGACGTATCAAAAATCGAGCCGTTCGATATACTCGAAAAAGACcatgtggaaaagaaaattattaaagttaaaaaacgacCAAGAATCTCATATAATGATTTGAGCTCAAAGCAAAAACGATTAAACGtctcattaaatgatttgcCGATAACTTCTACACCTAATCAAAGACGAACGATACCGGACACATCTACTCAGATAGAAATTGCGCAACCGCgtcaattatcgtacgagcaaccaCCCGTCgacgaaatttttgaaaccacACCCGATTCGTTGGTTACGACGGTACAACGTGAATTGCAAACGTCCGCaggtgtaaacatatttcgagagcatttaggtccactcggacaaaaatatatattaactgttatgaatcaagataaagataaagctatGGATTATGTGTACGGCATTAAGTTTTCTAACGATGGAATAATGCtcggtgataaacattttgacgtagacaaaaatgataatataattatcaatgaagtaaaatatacgggAACGCCTGGtctctatgaattaattttcaaaaaaatccccgacgatgaaatatataccgaagatgatttgcttaaatataaaagtatattattagcgacgaatgcgcataaacgtgggaacaaagcacataatccagtattagggactaaaggatataagtataaaaatgtaattgcgcCGTTATTGTCTAGCAGAAAAGCTGGAAAGGGTATACTACCGCGCGCTATGACTCTAAACGACAATAAGATCGACtacgtgcattggaacgatccAAACGAGTTGGTAGATCGTCTGCGATTACTGGATGCTTCGCGTCGAGCCGGTAACAATGCTCACGACAATGAAATCATGTCGATTATCGAAGAACTTCGCGAAAGtggtcttattataaattga
- the LOC140673519 gene encoding uncharacterized protein, with translation FSQIVFKLIFFILFFYSISLKRRAIRILSRRYALTTTEFKFLEIGINVGTPSYVEIVIGDHQGKELVLSLETWKGLYEQRRNIHDLLRKDSKDTYNFISVGPLTVRVHTINDTKLISLESLNVRMMMIEPTLHCMFNLDQCIDVTFDRLVRITETVDTKFTQFSNIASTITDNKEVSNVIRASDAFNKHQLVDCELAALVFSHNM, from the coding sequence ttttcacaaattgtttttaaactaattttttttattttatttttctacagcatttcgttgaagcgtcgtgcgattcgtatactaagtagacgatacgcattgacaaccacggaattcaaattccttgaaattggtatcaacgtgggtacaccgagttacgtggaaattgtcataggagatcatcaaggaaaggaactggtattatctctcgaaacgtggaagggactctacgagcaacgtcgcaatattcacgatttactgcgaaaggactctaaagatacctataattttataagcgttggaccgctaacagtgcgagttcatacgattaacgatactaaacttataagtctcgaatctttaaacgtacgcatgatgatgattgaaccGACGTTACACTGTATGTTTAATCTCGATCAATGCATCGATGTAACCTTTGATCGATTGGTTAGAATCACCGAGACAGTCGATACTAAGTTTACACAATTCTCCAATATCGCGTCCACTATAACGGATAATAAAGAAGTATCAAATGTAATACGCGCCAGCGACGCCTTCAATAAACATCAACTCGTCGATTGCGAACTGGCagctttagtttttagtcacaatatgtaa
- the LOC140673520 gene encoding uncharacterized protein produces MENVQQKERDLLERSQQVTTLGEYFGWLQHCEEFIEELEERSRVKRPRLSIGNRQSLVTRIARLEGAKTRLQRQFIPSGGDYSSENNSERFIWREIDTAFESRILTGAVINYNHIEPRQFLEDASDIVLEHVRDVMQKHNSVKVNTVFNGEFVAGDKHANKSINTRNCELLHTSDLREWYERRVVEPILASLEEFQERDSGWALSRILNLTVNINKYNPMRAGCYVQLSRKIIMKRAVVNVQSKDNACFAWAVVAALYPAERCAHLQSSYPHYTTVLNFQDIEFPVTLNQIKKFEIYNDISINVYSFENENIVPIHLTEQKRDKHINLLYVQDAVRLNRSTTDAFNTEYVE; encoded by the exons atggaaaacgtgcagcagaaagaacgcgacttgttggagcgttcccaacaagtcaccacattgggtgaatattttggatggctgcagcattgcgaggagtttatcgaagagcttgaagaacgcagccgtgtcaagcgtccgcgactctcaatcggaaatagacaatctttggtgacaagaattgcgcgactcgagggtgcaaaaactcgattgcAGAGACAGTTTATACCCAGTGGTGGTGATTATAGTAGTGAAAATAACTCGGAGAGATTCATATGGCGAGAGATTGATACGGCGTTTGAGAGCCGCATCTTGActggtgcggttataaattataatcacatcgaacctcgtcaatttttggaagatgcgagtgacattgtgctcgagcacgtgcgagacgttatgcaaaaacataacagtgtgaaagtgaatacagtgtttaacggcgagtttgtggcgggcgataagcatgccaataaatcaatcaatacgagaaactgtgaactcttacatacatccgatttacgtgagtggtatgagcggcgagtcgtcgagccaatccttgcatcgctcgaagaatttcaggaacgcgatagcggatgggcattatcgcgtatactaaatttgactgtaaatataaataaatataatcctatgcgcgccggatgttacgtgcaattatcgcgaaagataataatgaaacgagcagtggttaacgtgcaatctaaagacaatgcatgttttgcgtgggcggtagtggctgctctgtatccagCTGAAAGATGCGCACACCTACAATCATCGTACccgcattatacaacagtactaaatttccaagatattgagtttccagtcactcttaatcaaattaaaaaatttgaaatttataatgacatttcaatcaacgtgtacagttttgaaaacgaaaacattgtccctattcaccttacggagcaaaagagagacaagcacatcaacttgctctacgtgcaagatgc CGTGCGATTGAATCGCTCGACGACAGACGCCTTCAATACCGAATATGTGGAatag